Genomic segment of Zingiber officinale cultivar Zhangliang chromosome 11B, Zo_v1.1, whole genome shotgun sequence:
ACGGAGAGATGAGAACTACCGATGAAACGGGAAAAGAGAGTGAATATCTCACCAATTGTTCCTAGGATGCACTAGCCCGCCTACGTTAGGGTTTCGGTATCGATGGCGGAGGCAGGGCTTCGGAGTTTGGTCGGAGAGGTTCGTAGCCACAACTCACAAACGACAATAACCAGGTTTTAAGCGAGGAAGAAGGTCCCAAGGAGGAAATAAGAACGGTCAGGCCAAGAATATTATGTGATCTGAACCAAGAAAATTTGTGTGACATTGAAGATGGACGATGAGGATCGGTTGGAGGAAGAAAGTCAGAAGGTCGAGCGGTAGGGGTGGCCAAGCCTCAATTTGTTGAGATCGCCACAGTCGTTCAATATGAAAACTTTGAATGAGGGAGGAAGGAGGGcggcttcctcttcttgtgtcaaGCTAAGCTTGGGACAAGCTTTTATCTGTAATTCCTTGAGCGAAGTGAAGTTTTCAAATCTCTTGAGAGGCATCCGCATGAGTTTGTTACATCCTTCTACATAAATGTCTTCAATATTTGATATATTCTGCGACAGCAACCCTTCTTCTAAGCTTGTCAAATTGTTGCATTTTCTGATTCGTAAGGCTGAGAGAGATGATGTCGTTTGATTGCCTCCGCTTCCATTTGTTTCTAGTTCCTGTAGGCTTGGCAGCTCTGTTAACCCAACTGCTCGTAGTGATAAATATATAAGCGAAGGAGGGAGAGGAGGTAACCTCTCGAGCTTGGGGCATTCATAGATAGTAAGTTTTTGTAAGCTTGGAAATAGCTCGCTGCCGCCAATCCAACACCACCTTTCACATGCCGGCATGTCGCTGATCCAGAGATTTTCCAAGCTAAGAAAACACTTGGTTATAACTTCAGTGCTAAAGAACCCATGGCCTATCTGTTTCACTGCTGATATCTTTACAATCTTAAGAACCTTCAGACATGGAAGTCGTCCGAGATTACTAGGAAGCTCCTCGAGTGCCTCCAGGTCATCCAATACTAGCGTCTCCACCCTTGGAAGTATTACTTTTTCTGTAGAACCGTATAAAGCAAAATCAATATGTTTTAACATAGACATCCTTCTCATGTGAAAAGACTTGAGACATGGAAGTGAACAGAGATCAGGGAGCTCCTCTAAAGCTGGTAAGTCCATCAGCTCTAGCACTTCTAGCGCAGGGAACAGATCATTTTCTGTGGCATGAACTGATGCAAAACCAATGTGTTTCAACAACGGCATTGCTACCATGCAAAGAACCCTGAGACGTGGAAAATGTCCTCGACTGCAGAACTCTTCCAACGCAGGCATGTATCTCAAATCCAACTCTTCTAGCATAGGAAACAAGGAATTTTCTATGGCACCGGATGCTGTAAAATCAATGTGTTTCAATGACTTTATTCCTGTCATTCGAACAACCCTCAGACAAGGAAATCGTCCAAGATTGGGCAATTCTTCCGATGCATTCATGTAACTCAGCTGTAGCTCTTCTAGTATAGGAAATAATTTGCTCTCTCTAGAACCACATACCTCAAAACATGATTTCGAGAACCACATGCTCTGATAAATGTGGAAGACCTTGAGGTGAGGCAGCAATGCAGTGCAGGAAATATCTTTCCAACTCTCacagaaactcaactcaagtctttCCAAGTTGGATAACTCCTTTTTCATCCAGCTGGGTGATCTAGCACCACAATACCTCTTGATCTGTAATTGTTTTAGTGACTCATGTGGTTGGAGTCCTTCAAGTACCTCCTCCATGGCAACTAACTTGTTCTCCAACTTGGGATCAAATTTCCATTCCAACTCTAGAACATCAAGGTACTCTTTGTTCTTCATTTGAGCATTTTCAGCCTCTTCTTTACTTTCAACATTCTCCAGATTAGtaattttgagttttccatgaagCTGCTTCAAACCACTTAGCTCCGTGATCTTGAATCCAACTTCCTTTCGCACTTGGAATTCAGATAATTCTTGAAGAGATGTTAGCCTTCCTATCTTTTTTATCTGTACAACTAATCTATTTTCAATATCAAGATGCCTCAAGTTAATCAGCTGACTTATATCTTCTGGAAGACAGATCAGTGGGCTGTTGTTTGCTTTCAGTGTTTGCAAATTGTAGAGCTCACACAGTGATTCAGgcaattcttttattttattgtaagaAATGTCCAGGTACCGGAGATGTATCAATTCACCAACACTCGTAGGCAGCATCTGCAAGCCACAATCATACAAAACCAATACACGAATGCTTCTTAATTTTTCAATAACGTCAAGGGGTGGTGACTTTAGCTGTTGGCAGAATAGAGAATGTAATTTCTTGATTCTAGACCTCAACATGTCTTTTGTCTCTACGAACTCTTTTTTAACTGCTAGATGACGGAGGGTGGTTGATATCTTATTGGACTTGCCATTATCCATCCTACTTGTTTCGTCCACAGAAACCGACTGTGTTAGATCATGTATGAGGTCATGCATCACGTAATAATGACTCCCAAATGTTGTTTCTTGTTGAAACAAAGACATGTTGACCAACTCATGTAAGTACTTACTTGCTACATCTTCCATCCTCTGATTTCCTTGAGCTACAATGAACCCTTCGGCCATCCAAATTCTTGTTAATTCAATTTCAGAAAACTTGTAATCCTTGTGAAAGAGACAACAGACGGCAAAACACCGCTTGAGAGGTGCACTAAGATATTGATAGCTCAGTTGTAGGACTGGAATAATATCATTTTTATTCTGTTGCAATTCCCATACCTCGCTCTTCATTATACTTCTCCAGTGGTGTGGGTTCATGTTGGATCCTAACAAGTTTCCCACTGTTCTTGCTGCTAGTGGCAAGCCCTTCAACTTCGAAGCTATACTTCTCCCGATTTCCACAAGTTCTGGGTGCTCCTCAGGTTTGGAAGGACCAAATGCACATTGCTTGAACAGCTCCCAAAAAGATATTTCATCTAAATCGCCAAGAACAATcgcctccactgtaccaattttGTCAGCAATGCTCTTGATCCGAGTTGTCACTATGACCTTGCTTCCTGCAGCAGCATACATGAATGGTGCACACAACTTTCTCCACTCCTCCTCGACTTCATTCCATACATCGTCGAGGACTAACAGAATCATTTTAGATTCAATTTCCTTTTTTAGAATGTTTTGGAGAACAGCTAACTTCATTTGCGAAGAATGTTGAGTCTCGGTTACAGACTCGATCATCTCCTTGGTGAGTCTTTGAACATTAAAATTGTTGGACACACAAATCCAAAGCTTGAGGGCGAAATGGttctgaatttcatcatcttcataAACAAGCTGAGCCAGAGTAGTCTTCCCGACACCTCCTATTCCGACAAGAGGTATGACCGAGAAGCTACTGTCGTTGTCACTTGCTGATGCTGACTCGTCGGTTGATCTTAGTAATAGCTCTGTTATTCTCTTTTGTTCTTTCTCTCTGCCAAGCACTTTGCAGATCAAGAAAGGGCTTGTTTCTCGTGTGACAGACCCCGAATCAGATTGATATTGCCCACCAGATAATG
This window contains:
- the LOC122033371 gene encoding putative disease resistance RPP13-like protein 1, with translation MEAATLAVGGWLVQPVIKMLVDRLCTLRGELHGLQDDDLQKLHRSLLNIHTIVDKAGMRWSRDARLVEMMKQLQDAAYDAEDFLDDLTFHGMKQKIKKEASHKASNLFSKAFRKTKTKLFSDSVKRLNKIQKKLDCIYADMEKMCQFLQMDALSGGQYQSDSGSVTRETSPFLICKVLGREKEQKRITELLLRSTDESASASDNDSSFSVIPLVGIGGVGKTTLAQLVYEDDEIQNHFALKLWICVSNNFNVQRLTKEMIESVTETQHSSQMKLAVLQNILKKEIESKMILLVLDDVWNEVEEEWRKLCAPFMYAAAGSKVIVTTRIKSIADKIGTVEAIVLGDLDEISFWELFKQCAFGPSKPEEHPELVEIGRSIASKLKGLPLAARTVGNLLGSNMNPHHWRSIMKSEVWELQQNKNDIIPVLQLSYQYLSAPLKRCFAVCCLFHKDYKFSEIELTRIWMAEGFIVAQGNQRMEDVASKYLHELVNMSLFQQETTFGSHYYVMHDLIHDLTQSVSVDETSRMDNGKSNKISTTLRHLAVKKEFVETKDMLRSRIKKLHSLFCQQLKSPPLDVIEKLRSIRVLVLYDCGLQMLPTSVGELIHLRYLDISYNKIKELPESLCELYNLQTLKANNSPLICLPEDISQLINLRHLDIENRLVVQIKKIGRLTSLQELSEFQVRKEVGFKITELSGLKQLHGKLKITNLENVESKEEAENAQMKNKEYLDVLELEWKFDPKLENKLVAMEEVLEGLQPHESLKQLQIKRYCGARSPSWMKKELSNLERLELSFCESWKDISCTALLPHLKVFHIYQSMWFSKSCFEVCGSRESKLFPILEELQLSYMNASEELPNLGRFPCLRVVRMTGIKSLKHIDFTASGAIENSLFPMLEELDLRYMPALEEFCSRGHFPRLRVLCMVAMPLLKHIGFASVHATENDLFPALEVLELMDLPALEELPDLCSLPCLKSFHMRRMSMLKHIDFALYGSTEKVILPRVETLVLDDLEALEELPSNLGRLPCLKVLKIVKISAVKQIGHGFFSTEVITKCFLSLENLWISDMPACERWCWIGGSELFPSLQKLTIYECPKLERLPPLPPSLIYLSLRAVGLTELPSLQELETNGSGGNQTTSSLSALRIRKCNNLTSLEEGLLSQNISNIEDIYVEGCNKLMRMPLKRFENFTSLKELQIKACPKLSLTQEEEAALLPPSFKVFILNDCGDLNKLRLGHPYRSTF